A region of Rhipicephalus sanguineus isolate Rsan-2018 unplaced genomic scaffold, BIME_Rsan_1.4 Seq2261, whole genome shotgun sequence DNA encodes the following proteins:
- the LOC119376800 gene encoding putative nuclease HARBI1: MTNRPVWPSFFDCISTRVIHFPATKEEEVLSIIRFEKIPGYGPGCIDGTYVETRCPAHKIASTYTNRHDKKSYNVQAICDSDKKFVDVFLGNTGKTHDSEAFKRSFVVKDLPGICEGDQFHILGDAAYPLREYLLTPVRDYGNITPEEIEYNLRHSKTRVRIENAFGLLKGRFRQLLYLEFWSVKRATLFILACCVLHNLCIQAGDTELVDDEDTGCSQNDSKPNPSDLFANEDPKREKVLRRLGELKRKKIARRFSQA, translated from the exons ATGACTAATCGACCGGTTTGGCCAAGCTTTTTCGACTGCATCAGCACCAGAGTTATACACTTCCCCGCAACTAAAGAAGAGGAAGTGTTGTCGATCATCAGGTTCG aaaaaattcctgggtacggccctgggtGCATCGACGGTACTTACGTAGAGACAAGATGCCCAGCCCACAAGATCGCTTCCACGTACACGAACAGACACGACAAGAAATCGTACAATGTACAAGCAATCTGCGACAGCGACAAAAAGTTTGTGGACGTTTTTCTGGGAAATACGGGAAAAACACATGACTCGGAAGCCTTCAAGCGATCTTTTGTAGTGAAAGACTTGCCCGGGATATGTGAGGGAGACCAATTTCATATATTAGGGGATGCGGCTTACCCTTTGAGGGAGTATTTGTTAACGCCGGTCCGCGACTATGGCAACATCACACCAGAGGAGATTGAATACAACTTGCGGCACAGCAAAACAAGAGTGCGCATCGAAAATGCGTTCGGGCTACTCAAGGGACGCTTCAGGCAGTTATTGTACCTAGAATTTTGGTCCGTAAAGAGAGCCACATTATTCATACTTGCGTGCTGTGTACTCCATAATTTGTGCATACAAGCAGGCGACACGGAGTTGGTAGATGATGAGGACACTGGCTGCTCACAGAACGACAGTAAACCAAACCCAAGCGATCTTTTCGCCAATGAGGACCCAAAAAGGGAGAAAGTTCTTCGCCGGTTGGGTGAATTAAAACGTAAAAAAATAGCGCGTCGTTTTAGTCAGGCATAG